TCTGTGAAACTGCCCACTTGTTGAACTACACATTTGGAGAATTGAGTTCAATTTCATGCTTGATTACAGGCAGACTTGTACAATCAAGAAATTAGTTAAAGGAATAAGCAATATtttaccactaggtggagcttgagcactgtctgtagaccaaaacaatatGTGTATCAAGCCACTTCTTTCTCTACCTCGCTCCCACACTCTTTCTCACCCATCAGCTCGTTATGAGTCTAATTGCAAAGGATAAATGTACAgcagatgaaaacaaaagttttggtctctaccagaaaatcctctgaataacacagaagaaaataaaattaaggatTTGGAGTAGTCTAGACAAAGTTCAGACTTAATTCCAATTGAGATATTGTGACATGATCTTAAACAGTCGGTTCATGTGTGAAAACTCTCCTTTATGACTGACTTAGCACAGTTTTGTACAGAAGATTGGGCCAAAGTTCTTTCATAATAATGTAAAACCTTCATGCCCAGCTATCACAATCATttgacagctgttttttttagccaaGGGTGGCAAAAGCAGGTTATATTTATGGGGCAATAGTTTTTTCAGACATGAACAGGTTGGTTTAGTTAGGCTTTTCTGTAAATAACAAAATTACATTGTCACAGTTCACTAGTTATCTTTGTATGATAATAAAATTTGTCTGGTatgtaaacaaaaaatgaaaaagttggGTACAAAATGGCAACTTGACTTGGCAAAGGGGCAAATTGACCTGGAGCTAGTTGAGTCATTACCTAAACCTTTACTATACAggaacacaatttattttttgtttctccatCTTTCATTTTTACTCAAATGTCTTACTCAGCAAataaaaactgcagtttttccCGCTCTAATACAACTGCCTCACTGACCAACTCTTCCTCCTCTGGTGTtgtcttttttcctcctttttttccttccctgaCATTTTCTGTTATCTCTACTCTTTTGCATTCTGTTGATTATTTTCTACACCATCCGTttgtcataattttttttttaattcacccGAAGAAACAGCAGTTGAACGAAGTGCAGCAACAAGAACACTGCCTTCTGGTCACCCTCACAAACCTGTCTTTCCAACCAGACCTTACCCACCATGGTCGACTGCTCCTATTACCGTCCCTGGCCAAACAAGGCTCATCGGAGTGGGGGGTCTCCTCGCCTCTGCCGATTCACCGGCAGGCTCACCAGCTGGTTCTCCACTAAAATCTGCCTGGCCCCTCTCAGCGCCTTCCCCTGCATGTCCCACAACTATAAAAGCAATCTCGGGTGCATCACCCCCAACACCTGCCTCTTCGTCTCCAGTTAAATCAATCAGTGACATACCATCATCCCCAATCAGATCTTACAGGACTGTGCCTTCACCTATTAAAACTGTTGTCCAACAGGGTCCATACCCCATTTATGGGTCTTCTATCCTTGCAACATCTGGAAGTAAACCAGCCACAGATCCTGCTTCAATTAAAAATCTTGCATCAGCATACACAACAAGGATCCCTCTACATCCTTCAATACCAAATGGTTCTTTATCTGAGAGAACCTCAGCCCCTACTTCTTCTGTCACATCACCGAAATCACTGTACAACCTGTATGGCTCTAATCTGCCTTTTAAAACTACTCATGTTACCACAGCTACTACAGAAGCCACCTCATTTTCTTCTGTAAAGAACATCTCTAGCCTGTCATCTCTAAAGACGTCTGTCGACTCCACGCTCACATCTCGAGGAGGCAGGACATCCATCTCATCCCTTTCttcagctggtcagaataccaTTTCTTCTTCCGATTTTTCCATGATGAACGGATCAGTCTCGCCGATTAAATACCCATCGTCCTCCTCCACCCCGTCCTCGCCTTCTTCACGTCTTCTCTCAGAGAGAAGCAACAGTCTTCAGGAGAGGATCCAAGCCACCACCCATGCAGCAACTTCCAGTGTCAGTGCAGCCATAAATGAAGCTTTAGACTCATACTCAGTCTCAGGGTACGGCACACTTAGGTCACTGTCATCTTCGCGCAGATCTGCTACAGCAACTCCACCTTATGGTTCCCTGAGATCTGCATCTACCACCCCAAGTCCAGCAATCTCATCTAATTCAATGACTGTCCCTGTTTATTCGCTTCTCAATGTCATCCCTGACAGCCCTGTCAAACCAGGCCCTGGGTCTCTGAAAATGGCACTGCCTGATTCCCCTCGTacctcatcttcttcttcttctttcccttCATGTGTCACTGGAACAAAATTGAAATCCCAGTTAAAATCCCCTCCATTTATAACACCACCAGTAATCCATCCAACTGCAGCCTCCAATCAGGAGATACTGAAAGATGTAGCAGACATGAAACAGGATCTAATTAGAATGACAGCTATTCtccagacagacacacagatgGCTGCTAAAACTGTACAAACATCAAACACTGGCACTCCTAAAGAGTCTAAGTTAGAAGACCAGGAGCCACACACACTTGTTGAGAaggtaaaaaaagatttattcaaaGTCAGTGAGATACTACAGAAAGATATAATGGCCGAAGGTAAGGCAGGTAAAGAGACAAGCTCAGAGGAGGAATGGGAGGAATTTTCCAGAGATGAGATTGAGGAGGCTCAAAGAAGTGCCCTCCAAGACTATTACCTTCCATTTGAAGAAAACACTCTTTTTAAGCACCAGTCGATGTCTAGCAAAGAATTGGAGTTAACTAAAGTAGTAGATTACTTAACAAATGACATTGGGGCCAGTTCTCTGTCAAAAATGGCAGAGTTGAGAAGTAAGCATGAGGATGAGGTGAAAAAGGAAGGGGAGGAGAAACAAAAACGAGTCCTCAAGCCATCAATGACCATACAAGAGCACAAACTCAAAATGCCTCCACCAGTTTCAGGCATGATTAGGTCTCCCTCAGAAAAAGACTTAAGCAAGCTTGCTGAGTCGTACCAAGGGTCAGACACAATCTTGGAATCCCCTGAGGAGCTGTCCCATGAGCAGGATAAGAGTCCCCTGTCAGACAGTGGGTTTGAGACGAGAAGTGAAAAGACACCATCTGCTCCTCAAAGTGCAGAGAGCACAGGTCCTAAAcctttatttacagattccCCGATACCCCCATGTGTAACTGAGACCAGAACTGAGGTAGTACACATTAGAAGCTACGAGCAGCCCGATGACCTTTCCGAGCCTGGACTCATGGAGGAGGCTGCATCTGCTTTACCTCCTTTAGAGCCAGAAAGTTCATCAACTAAACCTTTACAGATGAAAATGTCAGAAGATGATGCCTTAATGAACAAAAGCATGTGTCTTAAAGAGGAAACTCATATCACTACCACAACCCGTATGGTGTATCACAAGCCCCAACTGACTGATGGCACAGAGATGATAGAGGAAGGCATGTCAGTCAGAGATAtcatgaaagcttttcagtcaGGCCGAGACCCATCTAAAGAACTGGCAGGCCTCTTTGAACACAAAGCTAGCCAAGACTCAGTCAAAGGTGACGAACTTACTCCAAGGTTTTTAGACCGAGACATTAAATCCAAACCTAAAGTTGAGAGAATAATTGAGGTTCATATTGAAAAGGGCCACAGCACAGCAGACCCAACTGAGGTAATTAtcagagaaacaaagaaacacCCTGAGCTTTATATCTACAAAAGTGACCGTGGAATAAAGGAGCTTACAGATTATGATGAGGCCCAACAGGAAGAAGAGGAGCTTACTGCCGAAGAATCTCTGCCCTCCTTCCTGGAAACATCCCGCGTTAACACGCCAGTGTCACAAGAAGAGGACAGTCGCCCAAGTTCTGCCCAACTTATAGGAGATGATTCATATAAAGCTCTAAAACTATTAAGTCAGCACTCCATAGAATATTGTGATGATGAATTATCTGAAGTTCGAGGAGAGTCATATAAGTTTGCTGAGAAAATGCTTCTCTCAGAAAAAATTGAAACATCATTGCAGTCTTATTCAGATACAGAGGATCCCTCAACTGTGGCTGACAAAGACCACCACCGAGTTTCTGAGGAGACTGGTAGGTCTGAGGGTGTAATTCAAGGACAAGGAAGCCCCAAAAAAGAGTTTGTTTCATCATCAAAGGATGGCTCCCCTAAATCAGGTAAATTCATGCATAAGGAGGAACCATCTCAGTTCGATAAGGTGACAGTGCTCCATTACTCAACAGAACCAGGCAGCCCAAAACATGCCGTTTGGATGAGATTCACAGAGGACAAACATGATAGAAGTAGAGACAAACTGCTTTATGAGGATCGGGTAGATCAGACAGTGAaggaagctgaagaaaaacttAGCGAGGTTTCTCAGTTTTTCCGTGATAAAACGGAGAAGCTTAATGATGAGCTACAGTCCCCAGAAAAAAAGCCAGTAAGACAACTGAAGGAGCCTAGATCCTGGCCTAGTTCACCTAGCAGCAGCCCAGAGAAAATACTACAAAAATCTAAAGCAGGGGATGAGTTGTACAGTAAAACCAAACTTAAGGAACCTTCGGTTGGTAAATTCTTCAGCAGCGCCACAGCAGTTGAAAAGAAAAGTTCTAGCTTACCAAGCAGTCctcagaaaagtgttttttctagTAACATTCAAGAAAAAATCAAACCAGAGCCAAAGACCAGTGCGTCTGAACCCTCTTCTCCAGCTCATTCTACTTCAACATCTAAGGTCAGTGCAGTGAGGATGAAGTTTGAAACTGCAGCTCAGAAGGTCAGTCAAAGTCAGTCTAGTCCTACTAAAATTCCTCCACCAGTGCAACCAAAGCCATCAGTTAAGAAACTGCAGGAAAGCAAACTTCCTGTTTATCAGTTCTGTACCGGAGGAAAAGCCTCAAAAGTATCTGAGGCATCAGAAGAACATGtacaaaaaaagaatgaaagggACAAAGAAGATAGTAAGCCTGAGCTGGTACCCATCTCTAAAGTTCCCAAATCAGACAAACttccaaataaaaatgtcattgtGCACTCTCACGACATTAATGAAACTAAGACTGATAAAGTAGCACCTAAAGGTAAAGATAGCCAGTTTAGTCCAATGCAGGAAATTAAGGAGAGTGATAAAAGCCAGACAGTTAAGACACCTGTTGTTTGTGACAGTGATACTAAAAAGTACCAACAGATCACAAAAGATGTATCATCCACCAAAGATGGAAAGCCTGAACTGTCCTTAAAGGACCCAGAGGAACCACTAAACAAAAACCTTAGAAAAAAAACGGAATCCCAGATTCCTATAAGAAAAACATCCCCTTGCTTAGATAACAACctcacaaagaaacagataaCAGCAAAGCCCTCACAGATACCTACATTATCTAAACCCAAAAGTCCAGAGACAGGTCgagcaaaaacagatctaaccTTTGAAATTCTGGACAATTCACCCAAAGATTCCAACTCCAATAACCTCCCTAGCCCCATAGAAATACTGGAGAAAGTAATAACCCCTCCAGTTACTGTAACAACCAAAGAAAACTTCAAGGGCATCAAAACATTGCCTGTTTATGTCCAGGTTGGTAGGCAAGCAGAGAGGGAGGCAAAGGGATCACTGTACACAGTCAAACAGAAATCAAGCTCTGCAATTAGTCCCATAAGCCCAGAGGATGACACATTAGAGCAAGTTTCTTTCATAGACAGCTCAGGTAAAAGCCCCCTTACACCAGAAACCCCCAGCTCTGAAGAAGTCAGTTATGACCTCACATGCAAAACTCCTGATGGCTTTATTGAATTCCTTTCCGGCAAGCCGAGCCCCATCATGGAGGTATCTGAGGACTCAGAGGAAGATGGTCAAGGAAATACAGTGTTCTCTCTTAAAGAGGcaaaaacagaaagtaaaactAGTGTTCATGATGCCCAAGCAGACTTTGTTAATGCtaataaagaagaaacaaaaatgaatgACAATCAGCAAGAGTTACctgataatttaataaaagaagaaacgGTCAACAACATGCTTGGTGAAATTAAAGGCCAGGAGCAAAAACAAGTGTCTAAAGACAAGGGTATTGCATATATCGAGtttcctccccctccccctctggATTCAGCTTCAGAAATTtcagacacagagagaaaagactCATGTGCCTCTTCAGAGACTGAGACTGAAATGATGGAAGTGAATTTACAGGAGGAACATGACAAGCATCTGACCGAACCAGTTATACGTATACAACCCCCTACTCCAGTTCCCCCTAGTACAGATGACAGTCAGTCAAATGCGGAAGATGATGATGAGTCAATCTTCCAACCAATTCCTTGTAAGAAATTGACCTCCAAAGTttctgaggaggaggaaaataaaagggAGAAAGAGAAAACTCCTAAATCcaaaagacatgataaaaatGGCAACAAGGAACCTGGTGGGACCAATGGCTCCAATGGCTCCACCAATGGATCTAAAGGTTCCAACGGTAAAGGGGATGATAATGACTGTGAACAAAATGGAAATGACCAGTCAATAACAGACTGTTCAATAGCCACAACAGCTGAGTTTTCACATGACACAGATGCCACAGAAATAGACTCACTCGATGGCTATGAGCTTCAAGATGAGGACGATGGCTTGTGCGAACAGGCAGATTTACGCCTTTTTGGACTTCCTGACAGCCGGAGAGATGTCTGGGCAACAGACACATTTAGGTCTTCTGACCGCTCTTTTCCTCAGACCAAGCTGGAAGTTATTGAGGAGGAGAAGACCCCTGAGGAATGCCAGaaggacattttgaaaaaagatACATCCACACGTAATGGAAAGACGGATGACGTTAGTAATGATGGAGCTAAAGCCCAGGAACAAAGACTCTCAGACAAAGAAGGATTTTCAGACTCTTACTTTAGTTACAAATTAGAAGAGGAATTAAATTCTCCTTTTAAGACTGTGGCCACTAAGGGCCTGGATTTTGATCCATGGCCCAGTAAAGGTGGAGAAGGAGAAATTGTTGACATGGGTGGGACACGGGGAAACAATGGGGAGCCAAAGCCTTATGGACTAGCGGTCGAAGACCAGTCTCAGGCTACAACAGCGGAAACTACCCCTGCCCAAACTCCAACGGACGATAGCACGCCAACGAGCGAACCAAACCCATTCCCCTTCCATGAAGGGAAGATGTTTGAGATGACACGCAGTGGTGCGATTGACATGAGCAAGAGGGACATGGTGGAGGAGAGGCTCCAGTTTTTTCAGATTGGTGAGCATTACTACTCGGCGGGCAGGTACAGGGTCAACGACTTTGAGAAAGATGCCTCCTCACAACACAGAGATGAGTTTAATTCTCAGTATACCTTACCAATCCCTGAAGTTTCCCTTCAGACTACAACTTTAGAGATATCCAATGTGTCTGGTTACAGCACATGCAGAGAGTCAGCTTCCAACAATGAGCCAAAATTCTCCACTTTTAGAACAGGTTCAAAGCCAGCATCTTCTGATGCTTCAAATAGCACTTCTAAATATACAAGCACCTTTGATGGCAATACTAATGAAGTCTCAGGGACCACTGTAGATAGATTTTATTGTGTTATGCCAGACTATGCAGATTGCTGTCATTTTAATACAACAAACAAAGTGGATGACTCTTTGAGAAGACCATCTTTTGTCATGGATCACGATTCGAATGACAATATTTGTTCAGACACACCAAAACAGACCCCAGAATATGAAAAGAGTTATTACCAAAGCACAGCTTTTCCTTCAGAACAGACAATAAATCTGCAAAGACTAAGCAGCAATACTAGTAGCACTATCCCTGACTCGTATTTAGGTATTTCTCATACTGGCAGTATTGTGTTGAACTTGTCGTCCTCTTCAAGACCAACACAGAAGGAGGTCAGTGGGACAGATGCCTCTCTAAGCCAGTTAGAGGAACACCACAGTGAGAGCGGGACTGTTTCTAATGTAGCAAtatcaaaaacaaaagccaaaGGAATCACCGACCATATAATCAGATCGAGGTTACCCTTGAGGGTAGATAGCCACAAACTATGCAGCCAAAGGCACAAAGTAGTGATGGGTATTtccaaagaaaatgttaatgaaTTCCCTTTCACGACACATGAGATGAAACAAAAAGTTAGGAAACGATTGGACCCTTTTGAATCTTTATTTCCTAAATCCCGAATCCCTATGttgaaagtcattaaaaaaCCCTCTTCTTCCCATGGAAAGACACTGGTCAGAAACAATCCTACAGTCAGACATAACAATGTTAGTAAGGGAGGAACTCAACATAAACACATAGACGGGGCATTGAAAGCCCAAAGCAGAGATAAAAAGAGTGCAGTAGTCCTAAAGAACTTTACTACAAAGTCTGTTAATATCCAGGCAGACaacactttaaataaaaccaaatccAAGGAGGCTGAAGCTAAGTTAGCAAGAAAATCTCTGCCCACTGAGGACAAGAAGAGCCACAGCCTCAGCACCACCAGGAACACTTCCCTGTCAGGACCATCTAGAGCTTCTAGGAGTTCCCGTCCTTCCTGCACCTCTACCTCCACCCCCACCTCCACCACCACATCACCATCACCCACTAGAGATGTCAGTCAGAGGATGAGGACGAGCAGGAGGAAGATTAGGCGGACACATGGAGGGAAGCAGCGTGAGCAGATGGAGGAAGGGAGTCAGGTTGATCAACCAATCACGACTCGTGTGATGGAGAACGAGACTAGTTTGTAAACTCTTTCTAAACACTTTAAGCACTTTATCTTTCTCTAAGAGATGCATGTAGCTGTTGTGGGTGGTCTGTAATGTGACGTAAGTGTAGCTGTCTTTTCTTCTTCCCGTCCTTCTTGTTACCTGTGTCCTGTGCTGTCTGATGTAGCCGTAGAGTAGAGGTGGCCAAGGGTAGTCCTCAAGGGCAGGGtacctgcatgttttagtttttttctgtggttCAGCCCACAAGAACCAAATGACAGTTTATTACCAGACGCCTGCAGAATTTAATTGTATGCTGAGGAGATAATTGAAGCATTTGAATCCCAAGTGTAGTAGCTAATCTAAAACATACAAGACACTGGTTCTTGAGGATAAGATCTGAACACCCTTGGTGTAGAGGTAAAAGAATCAACTTCCTTAGATTTGGTTTTACTAAATGTtggagatataaaaaaaaagaaagaaaagaatgaTCTACCGTTTTAGTACCAGTGGTTTGCAAAGATGGTCAAGAGGCAGGATTAGATTTCTCTATTGGGTGACTGCACACGTGGCAGTTTATTTGCACTCCCAGTGATTTTAGCCCTGCATTCCATCAGAAGACACAGTTCTCACCTTCACTCCGAACATGACTTGAAGAAGTTAGTTTGCCTGTTTTGAAAACATCATCTTGTgatatttctgctttttaaatcACTGTGAAAACAATACATTGGCTCAGCTTGAAAGCCACATAAATGTAAGCTACTATTTGTTCTACCAAACTTAATctataaattgtttttaatcagtgagAGGGAATGTTGCCTGATATTAAACTGTTTGTTAGTGTTGTGAAAGAAAAGTCATTACTAATATTAGTAAGTAGCATGCATTTAAGATTAAAAGTgtcgtgtgttttttttttctattttctggcCTCACAAATCCTCAGGTTTTTGCTTCTGACAATCAACTGATATTCTGGGTCGCTTTTACctcatgcagaaaaaaatatttttgcatctGACAGGACAGACAGGGAGATGGTCTCCTACACATTCAAAGTATTCAACATTacaataacaaatatagttATGCATAGTTGTGATGTAGAaggtaaactttaaaataaaataaaaattgaatttaattacattttaaaaaaagactgaaaagtaTGAATTACAGTTGTATTCAACCCTGTTTAGTTTGATACCTCTGTATGAAATGCAATtcaaccaactgccttcagaagttaccTTATTAATTAATATAGTTGATCTTTGTATAATTTCTTCTCAATATCCacccagctgctctgtgaaggcctcagcgGTTTGTCAGAAAATTTGAGAACAAACGCACTGTCTGCATCATTaaagatggtggtggcagcatcatgctaaaCATATAGTGGAATGGTTTGAGTCAGAGCATTTTCAAGTGTTAAACCGGCttagacctaaatctaattaagAACCTATGGCAATACTCTAAAACTAATGTTAAGCTACTTTTAAAAAACCAATGTGCACAAGTGCACAAATCCCAAATACTCCAAAAATACAGACTAGGGGAGATTAATACAAAATtagtattttctattttttttttttatagccaaATGTTTTGGTAAcgatttaacattttaattggCTTCAATGATTATGCTCTGCAAAAACGtcccaataaaaatattatgCTTGTGTATTAAATAATGTTAACATTCGAATTGTGGGAAAAATCTCCCAGAGATGGTATGTGCAGGTCTGCAGGTCTACATTAAAAGGATGTATACAAACTACACTTGTTTCCTGGTTAAGAAAGCTGTACTTTAGCTTTAGTGGACATCATACACATTTAAGTGTATTCATTTTATTAGTCATTGTCTAAGGGGATTAATTTTTTCATCCAGTTAAGTTAATCTGTGGCTcttgtttgttaaataaatgcaaaatacagCATCCTCGAGAATCATTCCGAGGGTGAGGATGTGCAGTTagccttaaaataaactaaTCTTTTAATGATAACAAAACAGAGTCAACTGTCAACTGATCCTCCACCCATCTTAATAACGGGTTTGAGGTGCGTTTCCCAATATTCATCTTTTGTCTCACAT
Above is a genomic segment from Fundulus heteroclitus isolate FHET01 chromosome 10, MU-UCD_Fhet_4.1, whole genome shotgun sequence containing:
- the LOC105937898 gene encoding ankyrin-3-like isoform X13 encodes the protein MLLNRGAPILSKTKNGLSPLHMATQGDHLNCVQLLLHHEVPVDDVTNDYLTALHVAAHCGHYKVAKVILDKKANPNAKALNGFTPLHIACKKNRVKVMELLLKHGASIQAVTESGLTPIHVAAFMGHENIVHQLINHGASPNTNNVRGETALHMAARAGQSDVVRYLIQNGAQVDAKAKDDQTPLHISSRLGKPDIVQQLLAKGACPDATTNSGYTPLHLAAREGHRDVATALLDQGANLSITTKKGFTPLHVAAKYGKIEVANLLLQKNAPVDAAGKSGLTPLHVAAHYDNQKVALLLLKQGASPHAAAKNGYTPLHIAAKKNQMEIATTLLEYSASTSTVTRQGITPLHLAAQEGNVDIVTLLLARDAPVGTSNKSGLTPLHLAAQEDKVNVAEVLVNHGATIDPETKLGYTPLHVACHYGNLKMVNFLLKNQAKVNAKTKNGYTPLHQAAQQGHTHIINLLLHHGASPNELTANGNSALSIARRLGYISVVDTLKVVTEETLTTQTVIEKHKMNVPETMNEVLDMSDDDGDDAMTGDTDKYLAPHDLRELGDDSLPQEGYMGFSVGARSQSLRSFSSDRSNTLNRSSFTRDSMMIEEILAPTKDPHLLTPKDTDNDSLRRYSWTADPLDNVNLVSSPVHSGFSSPLPQYDSRFLVSFMVDARGGSMRGSRHNGMRIIIPPRKCTAPTRITCRLVKRHKLATPPPMVEGEGLASRLVEVGPAGAQFLGPVIVEIPHFASMRGQERELILLRSENGESWKEHLYDSKTNDLNQLLNGMDEELDSPEELERKRICRIITKDFPQYFAVVSRVRQETHQMGPEGGTLSSRSVPLVQASFPEGALTKKIKVGLQAQPIPEDTVKKILGNRATFSPIVTVEPRRRKFHKPITMTIPIPPLSGEGLTNGYKGDSTPCLRLLCSITGGTSPAQWEDITGTTPLTFVNDCVSFTTNVSARFWLADCHQIPETVSLATQLYRELICVPYMAKFVVFAKMNDPVESSLRCFCMTDDKVDKTLEQQENFEEVARSKDIEVLEGRPIYVDCYGNLAPLTKAGQQLVLNFYAFKENRLPFCVKVRDPSQEPCGRLTFLKECRSTKGFPQTAVCNLNITLPTVKKESESDAEDETEKPDRRHTFASLALRKRYSYLTEPEKKTAVERSAATRTLPSGHPHKPVFPTRPYPPWSTAPITVPGQTRLIGVGGLLASADSPAGSPAGSPLKSAWPLSAPSPACPTTIKAISGASPPTPASSSPVKSISDIPSSPIRSYRTVPSPIKTVVQQGPYPIYGSSILATSGSKPATDPASIKNLASAYTTRIPLHPSIPNGSLSERTSAPTSSVTSPKSLYNLYGSNLPFKTTHVTTATTEATSFSSVKNISSLSSLKTSVDSTLTSRGGRTSISSLSSAGQNTISSSDFSMMNGSVSPIKYPSSSSTPSSPSSRLLSERSNSLQERIQATTHAATSSVSAAINEALDSYSVSGYGTLRSLSSSRRSATATPPYGSLRSASTTPSPAISSNSMTVPVYSLLNVIPDSPVKPGPGSLKMALPDSPRTSSSSSSFPSCVTGTKLKSQLKSPPFITPPVIHPTAASNQEILKDVADMKQDLIRMTAILQTDTQMAAKTVQTSNTGTPKESKLEDQEPHTLVEKVKKDLFKVSEILQKDIMAEGKAGKETSSEEEWEEFSRDEIEEAQRSALQDYYLPFEENTLFKHQSMSSKELELTKVVDYLTNDIGASSLSKMAELRSKHEDEVKKEGEEKQKRVLKPSMTIQEHKLKMPPPVSGMIRSPSEKDLSKLAESYQGSDTILESPEELSHEQDKSPLSDSGFETRSEKTPSAPQSAESTGPKPLFTDSPIPPCVTETRTEVVHIRSYEQPDDLSEPGLMEEAASALPPLEPESSSTKPLQMKMSEDDALMNKSMCLKEETHITTTTRMVYHKPQLTDGTEMIEEGMSVRDIMKAFQSGRDPSKELAGLFEHKASQDSVKGDELTPRFLDRDIKSKPKVERIIEVHIEKGHSTADPTEVIIRETKKHPELYIYKSDRGIKELTDYDEAQQEEEELTAEESLPSFLETSRVNTPVSQEEDSRPSSAQLIGDDSYKALKLLSQHSIEYCDDELSEVRGESYKFAEKMLLSEKIETSLQSYSDTEDPSTVADKDHHRVSEETGRSEGVIQGQGSPKKEFVSSSKDGSPKSGKFMHKEEPSQFDKVTVLHYSTEPGSPKHAVWMRFTEDKHDRSRDKLLYEDRVDQTVKEAEEKLSEVSQFFRDKTEKLNDELQSPEKKPVRQLKEPRSWPSSPSSSPEKILQKSKAGDELYSKTKLKEPSVGKFFSSATAVEKKSSSLPSSPQKSVFSSNIQEKIKPEPKTSASEPSSPAHSTSTSKVSAVRMKFETAAQKVSQSQSSPTKIPPPVQPKPSVKKLQESKLPVYQFCTGGKASKVSEASEEHVQKKNERDKEDSKPELVPISKVPKSDKLPNKNVIVHSHDINETKTDKVAPKGKDSQFSPMQEIKESDKSQTVKTPVVCDSDTKKYQQITKDVSSTKDGKPELSLKDPEEPLNKNLRKKTESQIPIRKTSPCLDNNLTKKQITAKPSQIPTLSKPKSPETGRAKTDLTFEILDNSPKDSNSNNLPSPIEILEKVITPPVTVTTKENFKGIKTLPVYVQVGRQAEREAKGSLYTVKQKSSSAISPISPEDDTLEQVSFIDSSGKSPLTPETPSSEEVSYDLTCKTPDGFIEFLSGKPSPIMEVSEDSEEDGQGNTVFSLKEAKTESKTSVHDAQADFVNANKEETKMNDNQQELPDNLIKEETVNNMLGEIKGQEQKQVSKDKGIAYIEFPPPPPLDSASEISDTERKDSCASSETETEMMEVNLQEEHDKHLTEPVIRIQPPTPVPPSTDDSQSNAEDDDESIFQPIPCKKLTSKVSEEEENKREKEKTPKSKRHDKNGNKEPGGTNGSNGSTNGSKGSNGKGDDNDCEQNGNDQSITDCSIATTAEFSHDTDATEIDSLDGYELQDEDDGLCEQADLRLFGLPDSRRDVWATDTFRSSDRSFPQTKLEVIEEEKTPEECQKDILKKDTSTRNGKTDDVSNDGAKAQEQRLSDKEGFSDSYFSYKLEEELNSPFKTVATKGLDFDPWPSKGGEGEIVDMGGTRGNNGEPKPYGLAVEDQSQATTAETTPAQTPTDDSTPTSEPNPFPFHEGKMFEMTRSGAIDMSKRDMVEERLQFFQIGPQSPCERTDVRMAIVADHLGLSWTELARELNFSVEEINFIRVENPNSLTAQSFMLLKKWVYRDGKNATTDALTAVLTKINRLDIVTLLEGPIFDYGNISGTRCFADDNAVFPDQSDGDHNIDLELKTPTGLTYVPCTPLRSDEFFGEGEASVVSPSRTTLTRPSDLSLAQTTSTSSSDPPTVVPAPGSEPPIAGPEDTILTGGDRGVSVEMPDNDRRAGNLNEDGSQNGREKEEEMTQERLRSLLEDIQLEGGVEEEEMTEERVNAILEQVRQAEQNISSVPGWRTETSGATAGHSGKDTESSPDSPADSLEQPPAQNGGHAELGREGREKEAKRKGTEEDSRTAGPSRGREDVGDKTQHKVQETIRADESGSDNETTVTTRVYRRRVILKGEEARNIPGQSVTEEHFIDEDGSLVTRKVIRKVVRRGFNSQERREGEVQNTPGEGALGVDVGEAVASGSAEATAENKGGRGKKRGKRSRHGHKEEPQREKTQPGDGSNKKHGKKSQS